In Clostridium sporogenes, one genomic interval encodes:
- a CDS encoding ABC transporter substrate-binding protein: protein MKKKKSLSLCMTLLITTSMFIGCSSSNKKEEGKKDNPKEINLTYVKAPLNVPSILEKEQKSFDKSFEKENIKINWHEITAGPKQTQALASGDLQVLHALGGTSAILAGANGVDLKIIGIYSRAPKAFMIISNNPNIKTAKDLKGKKVAGPKGTVLHQLLVGALEKEGLTSKDVDFINMGLPEGFAALNNKNVDAALLAGPVALKAIKNGGKVVVNGEGIVDGTIVTAVSGDFLNKHKDLVDKFEATHKETLKYMKEHEEEALKVVSKEVGLTIEETKEMYKWYDFDMTIKDKDIKELEKTQDFMIKNGLQDKKVDIQKLINK from the coding sequence ATGAAAAAGAAAAAGAGTTTATCATTATGTATGACTTTACTAATAACAACTTCTATGTTTATAGGTTGTAGTAGTTCTAATAAAAAGGAGGAAGGAAAAAAGGATAATCCTAAAGAAATTAATCTTACATATGTTAAAGCTCCTTTAAATGTACCATCTATATTAGAAAAGGAGCAAAAATCCTTTGACAAGAGTTTTGAAAAAGAAAATATAAAAATAAACTGGCATGAAATAACAGCTGGACCTAAGCAAACTCAAGCATTAGCTTCAGGGGACTTACAAGTTCTTCATGCTCTTGGTGGAACTTCAGCTATACTAGCAGGAGCAAATGGAGTGGATTTAAAAATAATAGGGATATATAGTAGAGCACCAAAGGCCTTTATGATAATTAGTAATAACCCAAATATAAAAACAGCAAAGGACTTAAAGGGTAAAAAAGTTGCAGGACCTAAAGGAACAGTGCTGCATCAATTATTAGTAGGAGCTTTAGAGAAAGAAGGCTTAACAAGCAAGGATGTTGACTTTATAAATATGGGGTTACCAGAAGGTTTTGCTGCATTAAATAATAAAAATGTAGATGCTGCATTATTAGCAGGCCCAGTTGCTTTAAAGGCTATAAAAAATGGTGGTAAAGTAGTAGTAAATGGAGAAGGAATAGTTGATGGGACAATAGTAACTGCAGTTAGTGGAGATTTTTTAAACAAGCATAAAGATTTAGTAGATAAATTTGAAGCTACTCATAAGGAAACTTTAAAATATATGAAAGAACATGAGGAAGAAGCATTAAAAGTAGTATCAAAGGAAGTTGGACTAACTATTGAAGAAACAAAAGAAATGTATAAATGGTATGATTTCGATATGACAATAAAAGATAAAGACATTAAAGAGCTTGAAAAAACTCAAGACTTTATGATAAAAAATGGACTTCAAGATAAGAAGGTAGACATACAAAAACTTATAAATAAATAG
- a CDS encoding DUF2809 domain-containing protein, with the protein MDYKRNRNRLVYGFTTLIVMFLGLCSRKLKYFIPDFLNVYLGDALWALMIFMLFAFIFKGTKTKIVALIALIFCYLIEISQLYHSNWIDNIRKTTLGGLVLGYVFSWKDLLAYAIGIGIGIIVEGVFYYYDTYRVKQLK; encoded by the coding sequence ATGGATTATAAACGTAATCGTAATAGGTTAGTATATGGATTTACTACATTAATTGTAATGTTTTTAGGGTTATGTTCAAGAAAGCTAAAATATTTTATACCGGATTTTTTAAATGTATATTTAGGTGATGCCCTTTGGGCACTAATGATTTTTATGTTATTTGCATTTATTTTTAAAGGTACAAAAACAAAAATAGTTGCATTAATAGCTCTAATATTTTGTTATCTCATTGAAATAAGCCAATTATACCATTCTAACTGGATAGATAATATAAGAAAAACAACTTTAGGTGGATTAGTATTAGGATACGTATTTTCATGGAAGGATTTATTAGCTTATGCTATAGGTATTGGAATAGGCATCATAGTGGAAGGCGTATTTTATTATTATGATACTTATAGAGTTAAACAATTAAAATAG
- a CDS encoding N-acetylmuramoyl-L-alanine amidase codes for MKIGIDCGHTLSGADYGAVGIKAESNLTREVGIRVINKLQALGHTVIKCYKDTCSSLQDSLSYRTNTANNNNVDLYVSIHFNVFNGSAYGTEVFTYGGNKSSEATSVLNNIVSLGYTNRGIKDGSNLYVIRNTKAKSMLIECCFCDNSGDMSKFNADKMADAIVKGLVGKTTDVQSGGNSGSEGTSSGSSNSGSTIYGNHYLIKELQQEINSQSFGNIKVDGMAGEATLNAAPIVKKEAKGGITKAIQKMLINIGYPVGSSGADGVFGDGTETAVKAIQKDCNLSVDGIVGRETWKALLRNLR; via the coding sequence ATGAAAATAGGAATAGATTGTGGCCATACTTTATCTGGAGCTGATTATGGGGCTGTGGGAATAAAAGCAGAATCTAATCTAACCAGAGAGGTAGGTATTAGAGTAATAAATAAATTACAAGCCTTAGGTCATACTGTTATTAAGTGCTATAAGGATACTTGTAGTAGTTTACAAGATAGTTTAAGTTACAGAACTAATACAGCTAATAACAACAATGTAGACCTATATGTATCTATTCATTTTAATGTTTTTAATGGTAGTGCTTATGGAACAGAGGTTTTCACTTATGGAGGAAATAAGTCTAGTGAGGCTACTTCTGTGTTAAATAATATAGTTTCCCTAGGTTATACAAATAGAGGTATAAAAGATGGAAGTAACCTTTATGTAATTAGAAATACAAAAGCTAAGTCTATGCTTATAGAATGTTGTTTCTGTGATAATTCTGGAGACATGAGTAAGTTTAATGCAGATAAGATGGCAGATGCTATAGTAAAAGGTTTAGTAGGAAAAACAACTGATGTTCAATCAGGTGGAAATTCTGGTTCTGAGGGGACTAGTTCTGGCTCAAGCAATTCTGGTTCAACTATATATGGTAATCATTATTTAATAAAAGAGCTTCAACAAGAAATAAATAGTCAGAGCTTTGGAAATATAAAAGTAGATGGAATGGCGGGAGAGGCAACATTAAATGCAGCACCAATAGTTAAAAAAGAAGCCAAAGGTGGAATAACTAAAGCAATACAAAAAATGCTTATCAATATAGGCTATCCAGTAGGTTCCTCAGGAGCGGATGGTGTATTTGGAGATGGTACTGAAACCGCAGTGAAAGCAATACAGAAAGATTGTAACCTTTCTGTAGACGGAATTGTAGGAAGAGAGACATGGAAAGCTTTGCTTAGAAATTTAAGATAA
- a CDS encoding ATP-binding cassette domain-containing protein, producing MIEAKNLTKRFKKGVTAVDSINFKANDGEILGLLGENGAGKTTTLRMLATMLKITEGEALINGHDVSKEADKVRGEIGILFGGEVGLYDRLTARENIKYFAELNGMSKEETNKSIEELAKNLDMTEYLDRRVGKFSRGMKQKVAIARSIVHNPSVVLFDEPTIGLDVTSAKIVQDFILKCKSDGRTIIFSSHTIPEVEKLCDRIVIIHKGKIVEEGKLKELEEKYNNSIEEIFINLIAK from the coding sequence ATGATTGAAGCTAAAAATTTAACTAAACGATTTAAAAAAGGTGTAACAGCAGTAGATAGCATAAATTTTAAAGCAAATGATGGAGAAATACTTGGCTTGCTTGGAGAAAATGGAGCAGGTAAAACAACAACCCTTAGAATGCTTGCTACTATGCTAAAAATCACAGAGGGTGAAGCGCTAATAAACGGTCATGACGTAAGTAAAGAAGCGGATAAGGTAAGAGGAGAAATAGGTATTTTGTTTGGTGGTGAAGTTGGTCTTTATGACAGACTTACAGCAAGGGAAAATATAAAATATTTTGCAGAGCTTAATGGTATGTCTAAAGAAGAAACTAATAAAAGTATAGAGGAACTTGCAAAAAATTTAGACATGACAGAATATCTTGATAGAAGAGTTGGGAAATTTTCAAGAGGTATGAAGCAAAAAGTAGCTATTGCAAGATCTATAGTACATAATCCATCTGTGGTTTTATTTGATGAGCCAACTATAGGATTAGATGTTACCTCTGCAAAAATTGTACAAGACTTTATATTAAAATGTAAAAGTGATGGAAGAACTATTATATTCTCAAGTCACACAATACCAGAAGTAGAAAAGCTATGTGATAGGATTGTTATAATTCATAAAGGTAAAATAGTAGAAGAAGGAAAGCTTAAAGAACTTGAAGAAAAATATAACAATAGCATAGAAGAAATATTTATAAATTTAATAGCAAAGTAA
- a CDS encoding ABC transporter permease, with product MKNIIGVVLKKELLDLFRDKKTLILSILIPIILLPIMSFAIGKMAKSDSDKVQNNLKIAIEDQGNSSFSKFIKSHKNVKVINSKNIDEDIKEGDVYVQIKIPKGFDDNISKDSNEKIELKYDNSSNDAMTAVSMIKNYIDEYSKQIVSKRLEKKNIDQSILTPINIVDNVVGDKDDGFGKIMASMMIPLLLMLYSATSTIGAAVDLGAGEKERGTLEPLLTTKAGRTSLLVGKFLAITVMGILMSCAYLIGIILTMNQPNGMFGDAGLNLGPATLVLIMILPILYTMVFGALQLAISIYAKSFKEAQTYLSPITIIAMVLIYMVMMKDPKNIGMLYFNIPLTNGVCLMKEFLAGIYNYTHIAITFGWIIVYIVASISFARYMFSKEEVIFRT from the coding sequence ATGAAAAATATAATAGGAGTAGTATTAAAAAAAGAACTTTTAGATTTATTTAGAGATAAAAAAACACTAATATTAAGTATATTAATTCCAATAATTCTTTTACCCATAATGTCTTTTGCTATTGGCAAAATGGCGAAGTCTGATAGTGATAAGGTTCAAAACAATCTTAAAATAGCTATAGAAGATCAAGGAAATAGCAGTTTTTCTAAATTTATAAAATCTCATAAAAATGTTAAGGTAATAAACTCTAAAAATATTGATGAAGATATAAAAGAAGGAGATGTATATGTACAGATTAAAATCCCAAAAGGATTTGATGATAACATATCAAAGGATTCTAATGAAAAAATAGAATTAAAATATGATAATTCAAGTAATGATGCAATGACAGCTGTATCAATGATTAAAAATTACATAGATGAATATTCAAAACAAATAGTTTCAAAACGACTTGAAAAGAAAAATATAGATCAATCAATATTAACACCAATTAATATTGTAGATAATGTGGTTGGAGATAAAGATGATGGTTTTGGGAAAATAATGGCTTCAATGATGATTCCTTTACTTTTAATGCTTTACAGTGCAACAAGTACAATTGGAGCAGCAGTAGATCTAGGAGCGGGAGAGAAAGAAAGAGGAACACTTGAACCACTTCTTACAACAAAAGCAGGAAGAACATCTTTACTTGTAGGAAAATTTCTTGCAATAACAGTAATGGGAATATTAATGTCCTGTGCTTATTTAATTGGAATAATACTAACAATGAATCAACCCAATGGAATGTTTGGCGATGCAGGACTAAATTTAGGACCAGCTACTTTAGTTCTTATTATGATTTTACCTATTTTATATACAATGGTATTTGGAGCACTTCAACTTGCCATTAGTATCTATGCAAAATCATTTAAAGAAGCTCAAACGTACCTAAGTCCTATAACTATTATAGCTATGGTATTAATTTATATGGTTATGATGAAAGACCCTAAAAATATAGGAATGCTTTATTTTAATATACCACTTACAAATGGAGTTTGTCTTATGAAAGAGTTTTTAGCTGGAATTTATAACTATACTCACATAGCAATAACCTTTGGCTGGATAATTGTATATATAGTTGCATCTATTTCATTTGCAAGATATATGTTCTCAAAAGAAGAAGTTATATTTAGAACATAA
- a CDS encoding DUF5673 domain-containing protein: MNTVVTNENGIYVDFATFLKWEEIDGYEWDHELLKLKINKLGVIRKIKIKPENIEKVQDIIEKNQVLAFI; this comes from the coding sequence ATGAACACAGTGGTAACAAATGAAAATGGAATTTATGTAGATTTTGCTACTTTCTTAAAGTGGGAAGAAATTGATGGTTATGAATGGGATCATGAACTTTTAAAACTTAAGATCAATAAACTAGGTGTTATACGTAAAATAAAAATAAAACCAGAAAATATTGAAAAAGTACAGGATATAATTGAAAAAAATCAGGTTTTAGCTTTTATATAA
- a CDS encoding SDR family NAD(P)-dependent oxidoreductase produces MSKILITGAGSGLGKASSIALAKKGHKVYATTHKKSQAENLKEMALKENISKNIESFKLDITLKEDRDIVKNLDIDALINNAAIGDSGSASEVSIDKYRNVFETNVFSALELTQIVFNNMIKKKEGRIIFLSSLSGRITIPFLSPYTSSKFALEAIVSSLKEEIKELSDCNINIILIEPGAYKTGFNQRNIAKQFVWMKEKSYFKDKLVKLEKKQYSYFELMEHKSFNSIVNQYIHAIEDESPKFRYKAPLVQSTFTQGQRILGK; encoded by the coding sequence ATGAGTAAAATATTAATTACAGGTGCAGGTTCTGGTCTTGGGAAAGCTTCTTCTATTGCTTTAGCTAAAAAAGGACATAAAGTTTATGCAACTACTCATAAAAAGTCTCAAGCAGAAAATTTAAAGGAGATGGCCTTAAAAGAAAATATAAGTAAGAATATTGAAAGCTTTAAGTTAGATATAACTTTAAAAGAAGATAGGGATATTGTAAAAAATTTAGATATAGATGCATTAATTAATAACGCTGCTATAGGAGATTCTGGTTCTGCATCAGAAGTTTCAATTGACAAATATAGAAATGTATTTGAAACCAATGTATTTTCTGCTTTAGAGCTTACTCAAATTGTATTTAATAACATGATTAAAAAAAAGGAAGGAAGAATTATCTTTTTATCTTCCTTATCTGGTAGAATTACAATACCTTTTTTATCACCTTATACATCTAGCAAATTTGCTTTAGAAGCAATAGTATCTTCTCTAAAAGAGGAAATAAAAGAACTTTCTGACTGTAACATTAATATAATTTTGATTGAACCTGGAGCTTATAAAACTGGCTTTAACCAAAGAAATATTGCTAAACAGTTTGTATGGATGAAAGAAAAATCATATTTTAAAGATAAATTAGTAAAATTAGAAAAGAAGCAATACAGCTATTTTGAATTAATGGAACATAAATCCTTTAATTCTATAGTAAATCAGTATATACATGCTATAGAAGATGAATCTCCTAAATTCAGATACAAAGCTCCTTTAGTTCAAAGTACTTTTACCCAAGGACAAAGAATATTAGGTAAATAA
- a CDS encoding glycerate kinase, which translates to MKFILAPDSFKESMTAKEVAYAMEKGIKKVLKNAECVKVPMADGGEGTVQSLVDATNGQIVHAEVTGPDGKNKIHAVFGILGDYKTAVIEMSSASGIHLIESEKRNPLYTTTYGTGELIKKALDKGVSTILIGIGGSATNDGGAGMVTALGAKLLDKDKKEIPFGGGYLDKLEEIDLKKLDERLKHVDIKVACDVDNPLLGEKGASYVFGPQKGATPEIVKILDKNLASFANIIESKLGKNIKEVPGAGAAGGLGFGLMAFLNAKLEKGIDLVIEYTKLREKVKNADIVFTGEGSIDFQTIFGKTPFGVAKVAKEFNIPVIAFAAHIGDDIDILYENGIDSIVGILRGVTDLKSALKEGKINVEKASENITRILDVARRYE; encoded by the coding sequence ATGAAATTTATTTTAGCTCCAGACTCTTTTAAAGAAAGTATGACAGCAAAGGAAGTAGCATATGCTATGGAAAAGGGAATAAAAAAAGTTTTAAAAAATGCTGAATGTGTGAAAGTTCCTATGGCAGATGGTGGAGAGGGAACAGTTCAATCTCTAGTGGACGCAACAAATGGACAAATAGTTCATGCTGAGGTAACAGGCCCAGATGGGAAAAATAAGATACATGCTGTATTTGGAATACTTGGAGATTATAAAACTGCAGTTATAGAAATGTCTAGTGCAAGTGGAATTCATCTTATAGAATCTGAAAAGAGAAATCCCTTATATACTACAACATATGGAACAGGAGAACTTATAAAGAAAGCATTAGATAAAGGGGTTTCTACAATACTTATAGGTATCGGTGGTAGTGCAACAAATGATGGTGGTGCAGGTATGGTGACAGCTCTTGGAGCAAAACTTTTAGATAAAGATAAAAAGGAAATCCCTTTTGGAGGGGGATATTTAGACAAACTAGAGGAAATTGATTTAAAAAAATTAGATGAAAGATTAAAACATGTAGATATAAAGGTTGCCTGTGATGTGGATAATCCACTTTTAGGAGAAAAAGGAGCTTCTTATGTTTTTGGTCCTCAAAAAGGAGCTACCCCTGAAATAGTAAAAATATTAGATAAGAATTTAGCTTCTTTTGCAAATATTATAGAAAGTAAGTTAGGTAAAAATATAAAAGAAGTACCAGGAGCAGGAGCAGCAGGAGGCTTAGGATTTGGACTTATGGCATTTTTAAATGCTAAACTTGAAAAAGGAATTGATCTTGTAATTGAGTATACAAAATTAAGGGAAAAAGTAAAAAATGCAGATATTGTGTTTACAGGAGAGGGGAGTATAGATTTTCAAACAATCTTTGGAAAAACTCCTTTTGGAGTAGCCAAAGTCGCAAAAGAATTTAATATACCAGTTATAGCTTTCGCAGCACATATTGGAGATGATATAGATATTTTATATGAAAATGGAATTGACTCTATTGTAGGAATTTTAAGGGGAGTTACGGACTTAAAAAGTGCCCTTAAAGAAGGAAAAATAAACGTGGAAAAGGCTAGTGAAAATATAACTAGAATTTTAGATGTTGCAAGAAGATATGAATAA
- a CDS encoding threonine aldolase family protein produces the protein MYSFKCDYSEGCHPRILKALAESNDTQEEGYGKDYHTKNAISIIKRLVQNENVDIHLISGGTQTNLIAISAFLKPHEACICAHTGHIAGHETGAIEYTGHKVITVDSKDGKITTDKINGVLDSHNDEHFVKPKLVYISNSTELGTVYNKEEMRNLSEFCKDKSLILYVDGARLGSALSVKESNLTLKDMCNFSDAFFIGGTKNGALIGEALIIKNEKLKEDFRYHIKQKGALLAKGRVLGIQFEELFKDNLYFDLANHANEMASILTKGLKEANCKFFVESKSNQVFPILSNESIKKLEEKFSFNIWEKVDNKNSAIRLVTSWATKKEAVLDFVQELKKLEE, from the coding sequence ATGTATAGTTTTAAATGTGATTACAGCGAAGGATGCCATCCTAGAATTCTAAAGGCATTGGCAGAGTCAAATGATACTCAAGAAGAAGGTTATGGAAAAGATTACCATACTAAAAATGCTATTTCTATAATAAAGAGATTAGTACAAAATGAAAATGTAGATATTCATCTTATATCTGGAGGAACTCAAACAAATTTAATCGCAATTAGTGCCTTTTTAAAACCTCACGAAGCTTGTATATGTGCACATACAGGTCATATTGCAGGTCATGAGACCGGTGCTATTGAATATACTGGGCATAAAGTAATTACTGTAGATTCAAAAGATGGAAAAATTACTACAGATAAAATTAATGGGGTATTAGATTCTCATAATGACGAGCATTTTGTAAAACCAAAGCTTGTCTATATTTCTAATTCAACAGAGCTTGGAACTGTATATAACAAAGAAGAAATGAGAAATTTAAGTGAATTTTGCAAGGATAAAAGCCTTATTTTGTATGTAGATGGTGCAAGGCTTGGTTCTGCTCTTTCTGTTAAAGAATCAAACCTAACTTTAAAGGATATGTGTAATTTTTCAGATGCATTTTTTATTGGTGGAACTAAAAATGGAGCTCTTATTGGAGAAGCTTTAATTATAAAAAATGAAAAATTAAAAGAAGATTTTAGATACCATATAAAACAAAAGGGAGCTCTTCTTGCTAAAGGAAGAGTTTTAGGAATACAATTTGAGGAACTATTTAAGGATAATCTTTATTTTGATCTTGCAAATCATGCAAATGAAATGGCGAGCATTTTAACTAAAGGTCTAAAAGAAGCTAATTGTAAGTTTTTTGTGGAATCTAAAAGTAATCAAGTTTTTCCTATTTTAAGTAATGAAAGCATTAAAAAACTAGAAGAAAAATTTTCTTTTAATATTTGGGAAAAGGTAGACAATAAAAATTCTGCTATTAGATTAGTTACCTCCTGGGCAACAAAAAAAGAAGCGGTACTTGATTTTGTTCAGGAATTAAAAAAATTAGAAGAATAG
- a CDS encoding aminoacyl-histidine dipeptidase has protein sequence MEVLNNLEPKSVFHFFEELTKIPHGSRNEKEISDFLVSFAKERNLEVCQDKALNVIIKKPGTKGYENAPTVIIQGHMDMVCEKLKDVDHDFEKDPLKLRIEDDYIYATGTTLGGDDGIAIAYGLAVLDSKDIDHPPIEFVATSNEEDGMDGAFALDTKNLKGKMLINIDGEEDGVFIVSCAGGITATTKIKVESEKCQKEAIKIRVVGLNGGHSGMEIVKQRGNANKLMGRLLYTLSKYIDFNIAHIDGGTKENAIPRECSTVITLDKNKIEEVKEILSKVQKDLKAEYSVQDPSVEIKVESSNKVDKHLSKNNTQSIVRFLTSVPDGVQSMSQDIKGLVESSLNTAIINTKEDEIEIISSIRSSVYSRKFEIADKIEALAEAVGATVKRESEYPGWEYDKDSKIRDVSVLAYKNLFDVEPNITAIHAGLECGLFKETMKDTDMISFGPDIIDVHTANEHLKISSVEKYWRLLKEILKNIK, from the coding sequence ATGGAAGTATTAAATAATTTAGAACCTAAATCAGTATTTCATTTTTTTGAGGAATTAACTAAAATACCCCATGGATCAAGAAATGAAAAAGAAATAAGTGATTTTTTAGTTAGCTTTGCAAAGGAAAGAAATTTAGAGGTATGTCAAGATAAGGCCTTAAATGTAATAATCAAAAAGCCTGGCACAAAGGGATATGAAAATGCACCAACTGTAATAATACAAGGTCATATGGATATGGTTTGTGAAAAGCTAAAAGATGTAGATCATGATTTTGAAAAAGATCCATTAAAATTAAGAATAGAAGATGACTATATTTATGCTACAGGAACAACATTAGGTGGAGATGATGGCATTGCTATAGCTTATGGACTTGCAGTATTAGATTCAAAAGATATAGATCATCCACCAATAGAATTTGTTGCTACAAGTAATGAAGAAGATGGTATGGATGGGGCGTTTGCGTTAGACACTAAAAATTTAAAAGGTAAAATGCTTATAAATATAGATGGAGAAGAAGATGGCGTATTTATAGTAAGCTGTGCAGGAGGTATTACAGCTACTACAAAAATAAAAGTAGAGTCAGAAAAATGCCAAAAAGAAGCTATTAAAATAAGAGTAGTAGGTTTAAATGGTGGACATTCTGGAATGGAAATAGTTAAACAAAGAGGGAATGCAAATAAATTAATGGGTAGACTTTTATATACTTTAAGTAAGTACATTGATTTTAATATTGCACATATAGACGGCGGAACAAAAGAAAATGCTATACCTAGGGAGTGCAGTACCGTAATAACTTTAGATAAAAATAAAATAGAAGAAGTTAAAGAAATTTTAAGTAAAGTTCAGAAGGATTTAAAAGCTGAATATAGTGTACAAGATCCTTCAGTGGAAATAAAAGTTGAAAGTTCAAATAAAGTAGACAAGCATTTAAGCAAAAATAACACACAGTCAATTGTTAGATTTTTAACATCAGTTCCAGATGGAGTACAATCTATGAGTCAAGATATAAAAGGTCTTGTAGAAAGTAGCTTAAATACTGCAATAATAAATACAAAAGAAGATGAAATTGAGATTATATCTTCTATAAGAAGTTCAGTTTATAGCAGAAAATTTGAAATAGCGGATAAAATTGAAGCTTTAGCAGAGGCTGTTGGTGCTACTGTTAAAAGGGAGTCAGAATATCCAGGCTGGGAATACGATAAAGATTCTAAAATAAGAGATGTATCTGTTTTAGCTTATAAAAACCTATTTGATGTAGAACCAAATATAACGGCAATTCATGCAGGACTTGAATGTGGATTGTTTAAAGAAACTATGAAAGATACAGATATGATTAGCTTTGGCCCAGATATAATAGATGTTCATACAGCTAATGAACATTTAAAAATATCTTCAGTTGAAAAATATTGGAGGCTTCTAAAAGAAATATTAAAAAATATTAAATAA